The segment TAGAAAGTTATATTCTTGATGGAGTTGACGTACATAGGGGTCTTTAGATGAATGACGATCCGGTAAAAGCCCTGATGTACCTAGCAATAGCGCTTCATTTTGTAAGGGATGATAAGCATGAAGCCGCAATAGCCGAGCAGGAATAATAGAACTTAACCTTTGAAAACCAGAATTATTGATTTTAAACCCAAAGGCTTCTGCTAAAATCTGATACGTCACTTCTTCCCAATTTCTATCATTCGCTTTCAGTTTTTCTAAAATATAGAGGGATTTCCTTTCAATACGTTCTAATAAAACTCTATCAAGCATTTGAAGCTTAGTGATTCTAGGAATATCCTCAATAACTGTTTTACAGGCTATTTTTGAAGAATCAGTGAGTAGTGCCTCGTAATTATTTATTTTTTGATGGTCAATAAGATCTTCAAGTACCAAGCAAGAAATACAACTATTGTCATTACGTATTACTTCTCGATCATGATGTAAGACAACATGTAGGATAACATTATCGTATTGATTGTTCGTCTCATGTTGGTGTGCATACCAATCGGATGCCTTAATATGAATTTCAACATGTCCATGCCATTCTATGTTATTGATAAGGATACAAGCATCTAGAAAGTCAGGGCCAGCATTGTAATTGTAGAAACCGGGATGTTTGATTTGAATCGTTTCACTTTTTGTGGTCATTAGTTCACTTTGCTGAAAGTATTGGTACTTCCATATAAAGTGAAGAAAGTTTTCTTTCATGAGAGAGTAGTATAGTTTGCAATGAATCGTAAATAATTAATTGAAGTTAGTTAAGAAATTCTGATCTGCAAACAAAAAAAGCCAAGCGACAAAGTCACTTGGCATCTTTGAGTTATTATTCGCGAGCATTTACAACTATCGTTTCGGCAAAAACGACACGTAATCAATGGTTGATTTCAACTATTTTCTTGCATAAACTAAAGCTTTACGCTGAAGTCTATTCATATCTTCTTGATCTATCTTTTTAATACCTTTTTCGATAGCATTAAGATATGTAGTTGCTGCCTTTTCTACTTGTCCTGTGCGTACATAGTAATCGCCAAGAACTTCTAAAGACAAACTATTTTCTTGAATAGATAATGCATGATTAACCCATTCTTTTGCTAATTCAAGGTCTCCATTCCAGTTAACTGCTAAACGAGCTGCATCAGTATATGTAATGTAATCGTTCGCATCTGCTTCTTTAATCATCTTCACTAATTTTGCATTATTTTCTTCAGTAGGTAATTCTAAGTCTGAAGTATTGGCAAATGAAGCGGTAACTGATAATAAAGCAACTGTAAGAGAGATAAATAACTTTTTCATGATAGATCTGATATTTTTTGTAATAATTAATTTGACACTATACCTAGATTCCAAAGAAGTGCCAAAAAATGATAACTATCACTAAAACAGTTGTTTAAATATATTTTTTAATAAAATTGAAGAAAATTCATGTTCGTTTTCGGACAGCAAATTTAAAGCTTGAACACTTAATTGCTTCAAAACGAACAGTTCAAAAATATTGAGTAAAATAGGTTTCAAATAATCCTAACTTTTACTGAGTAATCTCAAATTGAAATGTATTTTTGTGATACAGAGACGAAAAAAGAAGATGAATAAAAATATACAACCACCAATTGCCCGAAAGGAAGCAAAAGAATTAGTAAAACATAACGACAAGCGTATCGATAATTACTATTGGATGCGTGATCGTGAAAACCAAGAAGTAATAGACTACCTCAATGCTGAAAATAAATACATCGATGATGTAATGAGCGATCATAAACAATTCGAAGAAGATTTATTTCAAGAATTAAAAGGTCGTATTCAAGAAAAAGACGAGAGTGTTCCTTATAAAGCAAGAGATTACTATTACTACGTTCGATATGTTGAAGGTGGTGAATACCCAATTTATTGTAGAAAGAAAGGTTCAATGGAGGCAACAGAAGAAGTAATGTTGAATGCTAACATTGAAGCTAAAGACAAAAACTATTATAAAATTGGTGGAATGTCGGTTGGTGAGGACCAAAATATGCTTGCTTTTGCTGAAGATATTGTGGGTCGAAGAATTTATACCGTACGTTTCAAAAATATTGAGACAGGAGAGTTACTAGAAGATACTTTAGAAGAAACTTCGGGAGATGCTGTTTGGGCAGCAGATGGAAAAACAGTATTCTACACAACTCAAGATAAAGAAACATTACGTCCTGATAAAGTATGGAGACATACATTGGGAACTCCTCAGTCGGAAGATATAGTTGTTTATGAAGAGAAGGATGATACTTTTTGGATTGGTGTTAGAAGAACAAAATCAAGAAAGTATTTAGCGATAGAGTCAGGTTCTACTCTTACTACAGAGACACGTATTCTTAAAGCTGATAATCCAACAGGAGAGTTTAAGCCATTTTTATCAAGAGAAAGAGAGCATGAATATAGTATATCGCACTTTGAAGGTCACTTTTATATCGTAACAAACTGGGAGGCAAAAAACTTCCGCTTAATGAAGGTTGCTGAAGATGCTGACACAACAGATAAAAATAATTGGATCGAAGTAATCGCTCATCGTGATGATACACTTTTAGAAGGTTTGGATATTTTTAAGAACTTCTATGTCATTGAGGAACGTAGAGCAGGTTTGATCCATATTCGTATTATTAAATGGGAAGATGGAAGTGAGCACTATCTTGATTTTGGTGAAGAAACATATAGTGCTTGGTCGGGTGCAAACCCAGACTTTAATACTGATATTTTACGTTTTGGATACAACTCATTGACAACACCATATTCAGAATATGATTACAATATGGTAGACCGTTCTAAAGTACTTTTAAAGCAACAAAAAGTACTCGGTAAATTTGATTCAAACGATTACGAAGCGAAACGTTTATTTGCAACGGCAAAAGATGGTGTTCAGGTGCCTATTTCGGTGGTATATAAGAAAGGCTTTGAATTGAATGGTCAGAACCCATTGTATATGACAGGGTATGGATCATATGGTATTTCGTACGATGTAGCTTTCTCTCCATCTAGAATTAGTTTAATGGAAAGAGGTTTTGCCTTTGCTATTGCTCACATTAGAGGGGGAGAAGATTTAGGTAGAGCTTGGTATGAAGATGGAAAAATGTTGAAGAAGAAAAATACATTTTCAGATTTCATCGCATGTTCAGAATTCTTAATCGAGCAAAAATATACATCTGCAGATAAATTTGTTATTAATGGTGGTTCAGCCGGAGGTTTATTAATGGGTGCTGTAGTCAATGAAAGACCAGACTTGTATAAACTAGTTATTTCTGATGTACCATTTGTAGATGTAGTTACTACAATGCTTGATGAGTCTATTCCATTAACAACAGGAGAGTATGATGAGTGGGGAAATCCTAATGAAAAAGAATACTATGATTATATGTTATCATATTCACCATATGATCAAGTAGAGAAAAAGGCTTATCCCCATATGTTAGTCACTTCAGGCTTACATGATTCTCAAGTTCAATATTGGGAGCCAACAAAATGGGTAGCTAAATTACGCCAAGAAAGTACTAGTGATAATTACATTATGCTTAAAACAAATATGGAGGCAGGGCATAGTGGTGCTTCAGGGCGATTCCAACGTTTTAAAGAAGTTGCTTTCGAATATGCAACAATCTTTGCATTGGTTGCCCCAGATCAATTACATGCGATAGATAGATAAATCGATAGTATCACATCATATAAAAGTCAAATTGTTCTATTTAGTTCAGTTTGACTTTTTTTGATTAGTTATATATAGCTTTTTCTTATAGCTGTATAAAAATATATTATTTCTATCTATGATGTAAAAACCTCATATTTGTAATGTTATCAATCAAAAAAACAAAAAAAGTTATGAATACTGTAGCATTAAATATCATAGGAATAGATGTAGACAAAGCTGAAGATTTGGGTGTGGGTTTGAATAAATTGTTAGCTAATTTTCAATTATACTACCAAAACTTAAGAGGTTTACACTGGAATATTCAAGGGAAAAACTTCTTCGAACTTCATGCAAAATTTGAAGAATTATACACAGGAGCAAATGATAGAGTAGATGAGATTGCTGAAAGAATTTTAACGTTAGGAGTTCAGCCATTACATACATTCTCAGATTATTTACAAGCTTCTACTATTGAAGAAGGAAAAGATATAAAAACAGATACGGCATCAGTAGAATTAGTTTTAAACAACTTATCAACGCTATTAAACCTAGAAAGGGAAGTTATCGAAAAAGCATCAGATGCTGGTGATGAAGGTACAGTAGCCTTATTATCAGAGTTGATAAGTGAACAGGAAAAAACAATTTGGATGTTTGCTGCCTGGTTGAAGTAAGATAAATATACAGTTGTAAATAATGAAAATAGAATTATAAAATAAGAGGTTACCCCACAATGAGGTAGCCTCTTTTTATATCATTGAATATTAGTGTCGTTAATTTTAAATGAAAATGCATTTAAAACCTTCTCTTTTTTGGTTGGAACAAGTGCTGTAAATGTATTATTCTGTTGTAAGACTCTCTGAAAACAATAAGGAGACAGGAACGGCATAGGGAATTGCATGATAATAGAATTCTGTTTTCCATCTTGGGTGATTTCAGTACAAATCAAATAATCTTCATCTTTGTAAATACAAAGTTGTGAATGTTGTTGATTAAAGACCTTAATTGGATGAACAGAACTGATTCTTTGATGTGTACTGATCCTATAACTATTTTTAATCCATGTTATTTCACCAAGCACGTTAATATTAAGATATACTATTCCTTTACAAGTTTCATTAATAGGATTATAATTTTCAAAAGTAATGGTATAGCTTTTATTATTTTGCGGAATAATGTCTCTTACTTTATAGTTATCCTTTAAAAGGAAAGGCTTACTTCTATCGAATTCTTTTTGAAGTTTAGATTGAAGTTTACTAAAGCTTTTCTCGTTACCCCAAATTGCTCTTTCGTTAGGAACCCATATATCTTTCAGATGTTTATTTGTGAAATGGGTAAAAGTTTCAGTAATAATAGATTTTGTTTTTAAGTCAATATTCAAGTAATATAATCCCTCAATAGTATTTTTTCCTCTTGTTTTTTTTGAGTTATAAAGGCCACTGATAACAAGTTTATTATCAAGAGTTTTTGTGAACTTGAGATCTTCAATATTTTTATCATCGTGTCTAATCAAATGTGATGACAATTTTTTATTCTCTTTAGAGAATAAATACAATAAGAAAAAGTTATCTTTTGCCTTGTTGACTTTTTGAGCTTTACTAATTCCATAAAAATCTCCGTTGTCATATAACTTAATATTATTTTCTTCAAAAACACTCTTTCTTTGAAAATTCATTTGATCAGGATTGAAAGTATCCAAGGTGGTTTTCATACGCCATAGAATTGTATAGTTTTCGTCTCTTACCTCGAAATTAACATCTGTACATTTTCCTTGAATATTATTTTTATAAGTAATAATCAATAAGGTTTTTAAAGATTCAGATTGAAGAAATTTATATTGGATATCTAGGGCACCAAAAGAAAGAGTAGAGTTCATGATACCACTTTCATTAAGATTTCTTTCAGTGATGAATGTACTTTTGCCAAGTGTGTTTTTTTCTCCTATTACTTCTTGACGATAAAGTTTTTGTTTTTTATCAATATTCATTGAATAAAGTAACCAGACTCTGCCTTTGGAATCACGAATTATTTTTTCAATTTTTTTGATTTTGGAACCAGTATAAGCACTTCTCTCATACACAAAGTCTTTTAATTGATAAAAATGAGATGAATTTGTTTTTTTATTGTAATACAACAACGTGACTCTATTTGATCGCTTGGCAGTACTCACATAATTATAGTAGCTAATATAATATCCATCTTTAGTATCAATCCATTCATTGATTATACTTTTTGTAGAAACACTTTTGAGATCAATTTTTTTGGTAGGCTGGTTGATGATAGAATAAAATTGAGAATACCCTAAAATGGGAGTTAAGACAATTAATAGAGTCGAATAAAAAAAAATTCTTAAATACTTAGTCATATGAATTTATTTTTAAAATTTTAAAAAATCTATTTAGTATTGCAAATATAGTTTAAAATCATTGATAGTTATTTATTAATAAAAAGAACGAAACTCCTAAACCTGAAGTTTTTACAATTCCTCTAGGAACTGAGGTAAAAGTAATCCCTGCTTCAGAGATTAATACATCGGTTTATAAAGGAGGATGAAGTGTTCCTATGACTGTTGTAAATAATATGTAAAACTGTAAAGAAAGTAGGAGCTGGTGTATTTTTATTATAAGATAAAGAACCTATATTATTAACTTAAGTACCACATTAATTTTTGATTTAAAAGAACCGGTAAAAGTGACAATAATGATGTAATTATATATACTAAATAAAAAAACCTTTTAAAATAGCCCTCAACTATCTTAAAAGGTTTATCTATTTCTTAAGAAGTGAAATACTTATTTCTCCTCTTCGTCATTTTCTTGATCAATACGATCCTGATATGGGTTGTAGTCAGGAAGTGGATCATAGTCAGGTTCCACAAACTCTTCTACTTCTTCTTCAATACCTTCATTGATTGCATCCCACAGCATATCTTTTAACTCAGTAATACCTTTTTGTACTATTGATGAAATAAACACATACGGAACACCTTCTGGTAGTGTCTCTGAGATCATTTCTTCCAACTCATCATCTAACATATCACTTTTTGTGATAGCTAATAGACGGTTTTTATCTAGAAGTTCAGGATTATATAACTTTAATTCATTGACTAAAACTTCATAATCTGCAGCTACATCTTCAGAGTCTGCAGGTACCATAAATAATAGTACAGAGTTACGTTCAATATGTCTTAAGAAACGAATACCTAAACCTTTACCTTCTGAAGCACCTTCGATGATACCCGGAATATCTGCCATAATGAATGACTTATTATCTCTATATGAGATTACTCCTAGGTTAGGTACCATGGTAGTAAACGGATAGTCAGCAATTTCAGGTTTCGCTGCAGAAAGGACTGATAGTAATGTTGATTTACCAGCATTTGGAAATCCTACTAATCCAACATCAGCAAGTACTTTTAGCTCTAAAATTACCCATGCCTCTTGGCATTCTTCACCTGGTTGTGCATATCGAGGAGTTTGGTTGGTTGCCGTTTTAAAATTACGGTTACCTAAACCACCTCTACCACCTTTCATTAAGATGACTTCTTGCCCCTCGTGAGTTAATTCACAGATCTTCTCTCCAGTTTCTGCATCTTTAGCAATAGTTCCTAGAGGTACATGAAGAATGATATCTTCTCCATCAGCACCACTTTTACCAGTACCAGATCCACTAATACCATTAAAACCATGAACGTGTTTACGGTATTTGAGGTGTAGTAATGTCCATAATTGCTTATCGGCTTTTAGGATGATATGACCGCCTCTACCGCCATCACCACCGTCAGGGCCACCTTTCGGTACGTGTTTTTCTCTACGGAAGGAAACCGCACCTGCTCCACCTGCTCCTGAACGAGTAAATATCTTTACGTAATCAATAAAATTTGATGATGCCATTTTTATCTGCTTAAATGCTACAAAATAGGCTACGAAGTGATGTAAACAAATGGACGCTCACAGTGTAGCCGAAATGCAAAGGTAGTTAAACTGTTATTTACCAGTGCATTATATTAACAACTGCTTGGAATAAGACAGTAATTTCGGGCAAATATACGGTTTTAAAGCACAGTTTCGTGATAATGAATGTTTTTGATGAAATAGTTCTGTGATTTTCTTTAACAAAAAAGGTCTACTCCTGGTATGAAGTAGACCTTTTTGATCTTATTACTAATCGTAAAAAAGACTATAATGAATCAATTGCAGTACATACAGATCCGAAGATTTCTTCGATAGATCCTACACCATTAATTGATTTGAATTTTCCTTGACCTTCGTAGAAGCTTGCTACAGGAGCAGTTTTATTGTTGTACTCTTGTACACGGTTACGGATTAAATCTTCGTTTTGGTCATCAGTACGACCAGAAGTTTCACCACGCTTTAAGATACGCTTTGTCAACTCTTCTTCATCCACTTCTAAAGCAACCATTCCAGAAATAGCAATACCATTTTCTGTCATTAAATTATCTAAAGCTTCTGCTTGAGCAACTGTACGAGGAAAACCATCAAAGATAAAACCATTACCGCTTTTATGTTCTTTGATTTTAGAATCAATCATTCCGATTACTACTTCGTCTGGAACTAATTGACCTTGGTCCATTAATTCTTTTGCTTTGATTCCAAGAGGAGTACCAGCTTTAATTTCACCACGAAGTAAGTCTCCAGTAGATAAGTGAGTAAGGCTATATTTTTCCTTAATCATATCACTTTGTGTACCTTTTCCGGCACCTGGAGGGCCAAATAATACAAGATTGATCATATTGTAAAGTTTATTTTGTGTAATAACTCATATGAGTTGCCTCTTTTAAAACGCAAAAATAATAAAATACAGGATTTAAACTAATGATATCGAGATCTTAATTAATGAGATGTTACCAAAAGGTAAAGAATACGATAATAAATATTGAATTCTCTAAATAGAGACATTTAGGTTCTTTCTTAAAATACTGAGTGCTTTACTCATTCTTTTTTCAATAGCTTTAACACTCACATCAAGTCTGTTACTGATCTCAGAATAGGTAAGACCATCCATACGGTTCATTAAGAAAACCTCTCTGCTTTTATCAGGTAATTGATTGATTGTTTTTTCTAAAGTGTTTTGGAATTCATTCAGCTCCATTTTGAATTCAGGATTTGTCTCAGATTCTCCGTCCTTCTTATTCTGTCTTTGTTCGAATTGTAAAACTACTTTGTTGTGTTTGATATAGTTTAACGCAAGATTATTTGCGATGGTATATAAGTATGTTTTCGCTGTTTCAAGGATGATTTTCTCTCTAGCTTCCCAAAATTTGATGTAGGATTCCTGTGCGATATCTTCGGCTACGTCGATATCACCAATCTTATAGTAAATGAAACTCTTTATGTTTTCAAAATACAGGTCAAATAGCTCTTTGAAATTAGCTTCACTTAAAATGGGCAGATCATTATTTTTTTTTGTATTCGTTGTCACGTTCAAATTAGCACTTTTGAGTATATCGTTCTCAGTGATTTAATGTAATACGTTATAGCAGTTAAAGACAACTCTTTTAAAATTAGGTCTATGATTCTTGTCTTTATGAAACAAAAGTACAAAAGATATTCGTAAATATTTACAAATTATTACCCTTTGACTGTTGCTCGTATAGTGTGTTGTAGTGTCCTTCTAAATTAAGTAGCTCATCATGAGTTCCTTGTTCTATAATTTTTCCTTCATGAAGTACGATAATTTTATCAGCTAATTTAGCAGAAGAGACCCTATGAGAAATGATTACAGAAGTTTTATTGTGCATTACATTCTGTAAATTGTTTAATATCTGATTTTCTGTTTTAGTATCAACGGCAGATAAACTGTCATCTAAAACCAATATTTTAGGACTACCTAAGATCGCTCTGGCAATAGTGGTACGTTGCTTTTGACCACCAGATAATGTGATTCCTCTCTCACCAACAATTGTATCTAGGCCATGTTCCATATGCTGGATATTTTCCCATAAACCAGCATTTTTTGTTGCCTCAACAATCTCAGCCTCAGTTGCGTTTTCTTTGGCAAAAGCGATATTGTTTCTTAGAGTATTCGAGAACAAGAATACATCTTGTGGAGCCATGTTAATCTGAGAGCGAATATCATGGAGATTATATGATTTTAGATCTTTATTATCAACAAGGATTTTACCCGAAGTAGGGTCATATAATCTTGAAATTAAACTAGCAACCGTACTTTTACCAGAACCAGTTGTTCCCAAAATGGCTAAAGTTTTTCCAGACTCAATTTCAAATGATAAATCATCTAATGCTTTTATTCCAGAGTCAGGATATACAAGAGAAACGTTTTCAAACTTAAGATTACCTTTAATTTCTTGTACTTCGTCTGAAGTTGAAACTATTTCAGGTGTTTCATTTAAGAACTCATTGATTCTTTTTTGTGATGCAGCTGCTCGTTGAACAATAGAAGTAACCCAACCTAAAGATGTTACCGGCCATGTAAGTAAGGTCACGTACATAATAAACTCAGCAATAACTCCAGGTGTAATTGTACCTTTTTCAACTTCTATACCACCTACATAAACAGTTAGAATGGTACTTAGTCCAATCAGGAATAGCATTAATGGGTAAAACATAGAGTTTACCTTAGCTAATTCTAATTGTCTGTTTTGATATTCAGTAGCATTATCTGTGAACTGAGATAATGATTCTTTTTCTCTCACAAATGCCTTGATTACTCGAATTCCAGAAAATGCTTCCTGTACAAACGTAGACATAGAAGACAATTGCTGTTGAATTAATTCAGATTTCTTGTTGATTACGTTATTAACAAAGTAAATACTGATTGACAAGAGTGGAAGTGGAAATAAAGCCCAGAATGTAAGGTGTACATTAATGCTTAACATGATACCTATGGTAAGGATAAAGGAAATTACCATATTGATAGAGTACATGATAGCTGGGCCCAAATACATACGCACTTTACTTACATCCTCAGAGATCCTTGCCATAAGATCACCTGTGTTATTTCTTCTGTAGAAACTTAAAGTGAGTTTTTGATAATGCTCAAAAATATCATTCTTAAGGTCAAACTCTATTAATCGAGACATAACTATAATAGTCTGTCTTACAAGAAATAAGAAAATACCTCTTAAAAGTGCCATTGAAACGATAACAGCACCGTATAGCAATACAGTTTTAAAGAAGTCATCAATAAAGACACTGTGAAGTTCAGCCCCTTCTAATAATGTTTGTGTCTTTAAAGTATCGACCACCAAATCAAGAGCATAACGTACAACTTGAGCGGGTGCAATCGCAAAAATATTGGAGATAATCATAAAAATAATCCCCAATGTTAATCTGAAACCGTATCGGTAAATATATTTATTAAGAAAAGCGAGTTCCTTCATTCTGCTTTTTTGATAAGTCGCTGATAGATAATAGGAAAACTTGTTGTCACAAATAACCTATCCACAAATGTAAGTAATTGTTTTTAAGTAGACGTTAATTGAAGTTATAGTAATACATCTTTTAAGTATTGTACTAAAATCTTATTCATAATTAATATTTATTTGTAAAATGTTATGCATGCATACTATTTATTTATATATTTGGAGACTAAGGAGGTAAAATAACAGTTTTTTGGCACAAATGCTCGTTGTTTATTGATGTCATAGACAGTATTTACCCTCAAACCTTAAACACACACACACAAAGCACAAAAGTAAAATTATGAAAGCATGGGGGGATTGCGTAAATCTGAAAAAAAGAAACAGTCTGTTGATTTAAGTATTAAAGCCACTTGGCTAGGTATTTCAAAAATGTATAACCTATTAGGTGCAGATTATGATATCTCACACTCAATTGGTTTTGTATTATTGAATATCGATCCTGTTGACGGTACTCCGGCAACAAAAATTGCCCCTTTGATGGGTATGGAAGCAAGAAGCTTAACTAGAATGCTTAAAAGCTTTGAAGAGAAGGGGTTGATCACAAGAATTCCTGATAAAACGGATAAACGAAAAGTAATTATCAAGTTAACGGAGTTTGGTCAGACCAAAAGAGAAATGTCAAAGCAGACAGTAAAAGTTTTCTTAAGAAGAGTTGAGGAGAAAGTCACTGAAGATGAATTAGGAGTATTTTTTCATGTCATAGATATGATTAATGAAGTAGTAAAAGACCCTAAAGGACAGATGTTCGACGAAATTAGAGAAAACCTTAAAGGTTTTGGAATTACAGAAGAGAACCTGTCAAAATAACATGACCTCCCCAAACTATTGTCTTGATTCAATTTAGAATACACATAAATAAACAACACAAATAAATCGGTACACCGATGAAAAACAGAACTATCAATAAAGTGGCCGTTTTGGGTTCAGGCGTAATGGGATCCAGAATTGCATGTCACTTTGCGAACATTGGCGTTGAGGTCTTATTGTTAGACATCGTGCCTAGAGAATTATCAGAGCAAGAAGCAGCGAAAGGACTTACTCTTGAAAGTAAGGCTGTTCGTAACCGCATTGTCAATGACGCTTTAAAATCAGCGTTAAAGTCAAAACCTGCACCTGTATTTAGAAAAGGAGTTGAAAAACTTATTTCTACAGGTAACTTCACTGATGATATGTCAAAAATATCATCATGTGATTGGACTATTGAGGTAGTTGTTGAAAACCTTGATATCAAAAAGAAAGTTTTTGAACAAGTAGAACAATACCGTAAACCAGGCACACTTATTACTTCGAATACTTCAGGTATTCCAATGAAGTTTATGTGTGAAGGAAGAAGCGATGACTTTGTAAAGCATTTCTGCGGAACTCACTTCTTCAATCCTCCACGTTACCTAAGACTATTAGAAATTATTCCAGGTCCCGGAACAGACCAAGATGTGGTAGATTTCCTTATGCATTATGGAGATGTTCAATTAGGAAAAGAAACCGTACTTTGTAAAGATACTCCTGCGTTTATTGCGAACAGAATTGGTGTTTATGCTATCATGTCAGGTATGCATACCATCCAAGAAATGGGGCTATCAGTTGGAGAGGTAGATAAACTTACTGGACCAATTATCGGTAGAGCTAAATCAGCAACATTCCGTACAAGTGATGTTGTAGGTTTGGATACAATGGTTAAGGTATCAAACAACCTACATGCGGGTTTACCAAATGATGAATCGAAAGAACGATTTGTACTTCCGAAAATTGTAAGTGAATTAAATGACCGTCAGTGGTTTGGTGATAAAACCAAACAAGGATATTATAAAAAGACAAAAGATGATAATGGAAAGAAAGTCATCTTGGAGTTAAACCTTAATACATTCGAGTATCAGCCGAAAACTAGGGCGAAATTTAAAGCTTTAGAGGCAGTAAAAGATATGGAAAGTGTTAGAGAGAGAATTCCTGTACTTCTAAATTTTGAAGATAAAGCAGGAGAGTTCTATCGTAAATCTTTCTATGATGTATTTAGATATTGCTCAAATAGAATTCCTGAAATTGCGGACGAGCTTTTCAGAATTGATGAAGCAGTTGCAGCAGGTTT is part of the Flammeovirga agarivorans genome and harbors:
- a CDS encoding DUF2851 family protein; amino-acid sequence: MKENFLHFIWKYQYFQQSELMTTKSETIQIKHPGFYNYNAGPDFLDACILINNIEWHGHVEIHIKASDWYAHQHETNNQYDNVILHVVLHHDREVIRNDNSCISCLVLEDLIDHQKINNYEALLTDSSKIACKTVIEDIPRITKLQMLDRVLLERIERKSLYILEKLKANDRNWEEVTYQILAEAFGFKINNSGFQRLSSIIPARLLRLHAYHPLQNEALLLGTSGLLPDRHSSKDPYVRQLHQEYNFLAHKYQVKDKMMMGSEWNYLRLRPANFPTIRIAQLSCIMSQIPHLCSAFLHIHSKEAFYRLMDCTVSEYWESHYQFGKVSPSKNIQKLGKSSLNSLIINVIVPLQFAYGIDRSLDKNKEKALDLLESIPPENNKITRLWKEYKLKNSNSLDSQSLIELFNNYCTKKRCLECSIGHHLITKVKTCKTVRLNSIDT
- a CDS encoding S9 family peptidase; translation: MNKNIQPPIARKEAKELVKHNDKRIDNYYWMRDRENQEVIDYLNAENKYIDDVMSDHKQFEEDLFQELKGRIQEKDESVPYKARDYYYYVRYVEGGEYPIYCRKKGSMEATEEVMLNANIEAKDKNYYKIGGMSVGEDQNMLAFAEDIVGRRIYTVRFKNIETGELLEDTLEETSGDAVWAADGKTVFYTTQDKETLRPDKVWRHTLGTPQSEDIVVYEEKDDTFWIGVRRTKSRKYLAIESGSTLTTETRILKADNPTGEFKPFLSREREHEYSISHFEGHFYIVTNWEAKNFRLMKVAEDADTTDKNNWIEVIAHRDDTLLEGLDIFKNFYVIEERRAGLIHIRIIKWEDGSEHYLDFGEETYSAWSGANPDFNTDILRFGYNSLTTPYSEYDYNMVDRSKVLLKQQKVLGKFDSNDYEAKRLFATAKDGVQVPISVVYKKGFELNGQNPLYMTGYGSYGISYDVAFSPSRISLMERGFAFAIAHIRGGEDLGRAWYEDGKMLKKKNTFSDFIACSEFLIEQKYTSADKFVINGGSAGGLLMGAVVNERPDLYKLVISDVPFVDVVTTMLDESIPLTTGEYDEWGNPNEKEYYDYMLSYSPYDQVEKKAYPHMLVTSGLHDSQVQYWEPTKWVAKLRQESTSDNYIMLKTNMEAGHSGASGRFQRFKEVAFEYATIFALVAPDQLHAIDR
- a CDS encoding Dps family protein, whose amino-acid sequence is MNTVALNIIGIDVDKAEDLGVGLNKLLANFQLYYQNLRGLHWNIQGKNFFELHAKFEELYTGANDRVDEIAERILTLGVQPLHTFSDYLQASTIEEGKDIKTDTASVELVLNNLSTLLNLEREVIEKASDAGDEGTVALLSELISEQEKTIWMFAAWLK
- the obgE gene encoding GTPase ObgE → MASSNFIDYVKIFTRSGAGGAGAVSFRREKHVPKGGPDGGDGGRGGHIILKADKQLWTLLHLKYRKHVHGFNGISGSGTGKSGADGEDIILHVPLGTIAKDAETGEKICELTHEGQEVILMKGGRGGLGNRNFKTATNQTPRYAQPGEECQEAWVILELKVLADVGLVGFPNAGKSTLLSVLSAAKPEIADYPFTTMVPNLGVISYRDNKSFIMADIPGIIEGASEGKGLGIRFLRHIERNSVLLFMVPADSEDVAADYEVLVNELKLYNPELLDKNRLLAITKSDMLDDELEEMISETLPEGVPYVFISSIVQKGITELKDMLWDAINEGIEEEVEEFVEPDYDPLPDYNPYQDRIDQENDEEEK
- a CDS encoding adenylate kinase, whose protein sequence is MINLVLFGPPGAGKGTQSDMIKEKYSLTHLSTGDLLRGEIKAGTPLGIKAKELMDQGQLVPDEVVIGMIDSKIKEHKSGNGFIFDGFPRTVAQAEALDNLMTENGIAISGMVALEVDEEELTKRILKRGETSGRTDDQNEDLIRNRVQEYNNKTAPVASFYEGQGKFKSINGVGSIEEIFGSVCTAIDSL
- a CDS encoding RNA polymerase sigma-70 factor; its protein translation is MTTNTKKNNDLPILSEANFKELFDLYFENIKSFIYYKIGDIDVAEDIAQESYIKFWEAREKIILETAKTYLYTIANNLALNYIKHNKVVLQFEQRQNKKDGESETNPEFKMELNEFQNTLEKTINQLPDKSREVFLMNRMDGLTYSEISNRLDVSVKAIEKRMSKALSILRKNLNVSI